In a single window of the Euwallacea fornicatus isolate EFF26 chromosome 5, ASM4011564v1, whole genome shotgun sequence genome:
- the NFAT gene encoding nuclear factor of activated T-cells 5 isoform X2 gives MSKLPQKLLDKKVKIGSSSKTKQETSPEGSQSEDITAKNGVEKKGKTKSHGTDKESLKMTLCTQPTMEAPRPQRRAGRPSGGKKMIARDMPGKLRSACRRSIDPCDNSNDSGLGLDHHVDPHHHTMTMSERLTWTGERAEAKRLRMDIKVENEEVNDNYCFPDSALQCKDNLSLIRTVPGGTIPSLSLSGNSSTPPGRTVPRCAPVISRQAPTAPVALSTQLTSASRFSDVALTIVKQPEQQHRARYQTEGSRGAVKDREGNGFPIVQLTGYYKPAVLQVYIGTDVGKVTPHMFYQACKVSGKNSTPCVEKKIEGTCVIELALEPAKEMCATCDCVGILKERNVDVEHRFPEQLGNRSKKKSTRCRMIFRTTITHDNGSTETLQVCSQPIVCTQPPGIPEICKKSLTSCPASGGLELFVLGKNFLKDTKIFFQQFEDGRVCWEQAVAPDKEYLQQTHFVCVVPAYRTSNITEPVLVRLCVVSSGKTSESHQFVYTPVNGTVSAHVDAHAQHAQTFKGALWNSTFHKRQQDLDMMPPPETSLVPLATRRSSVSLPSTSNSRSPPLKQEYVDENSQSSMSDSMDGHSRRYRLISESSLDVNHDSNLSMINDNSVDLMHQDSLMSHLSDNSNLSVNEESVKMVRCDSVSTNDNAVMSEGHSIHPDIPLPSTMPVEKVMDLRMKLPMNSNVTDFVTTASSMVLSTLKRFGIEHPTEPLPPQSAQSVETYLTNIESKTSLLPLNVANKVNEEKIMAMSSMMASQPTVFPASQQPFLSESDSIRTIAKSEAAAIAEQIMTGTTTTSNACTTLTTSLGGSISTPINAEKLDELLNTTLESHIGTNAKTSPLSTSTTLDPIVTTRDMILVSESSLLGPPVINTSPLLSSQSSHSPETILNTQLSPSVMCRSSPSVHAEPLTSASLSAMCIAANTTDSNLLPSSIPANHSPLLPAVANPESTVLLCSESEKAVIFEATVDFLKTQKGICELATTSPDIIGIASASSDTSPLPLTNTIGSRFLPFTGASSELAATSVHVAKSRIATADQIDKKNEDRMIPRSFPSLTENELISLINPSCFDQV, from the exons AATCATTGAAAATGACACTTTGCACTCAACCCACCATGGAAGCTCCTCGCCCCCAAAGGCGGGCGGGACGACCATCTGGtggtaaaaaaatgattgCAAGAGATATGCCAGGAAAGTTGCGATCTGCCTGTCGAAGAAGCATAGACCCGTGCGACAACTCTAACGATAGTGGATTAGG cCTTGACCACCACGTTGACCCCCATCACCACACAATGACCATGTCAGAGAGATTAACGTGGACTGGAGAGAGAGCAGAAGCCAAAAGACTAAGAATGGATATTAAAGTGGAAAACGAAGAAGTAAACGACAATTACTGCTTCCCAGATTCCGCTTTACAATGTAAAGATAACCTCTC ATTAATTAGAACTGTTCCGGGAGGTACGATACCATCCCTAAGTTTATCGGGCAATTCGAGTACTCCACCGGGAAGGACAGTACCTCGTTGTGCGCCGGTGATTAGTAGACAGGCGCCTACGGCCCCAGTCGCTTTAAGCACACAACTCACATCTGCGTCACGTTTTA GTGATGTAGCACTAACGATAGTAAAACAGCCCGAACAGCAGCACAGGGCACGTTACCAAACCGAAGGCAGCAGGGGTGCCGTAAAAGATCGGGAAGGCAATGGATTTCCCATTGTTCAATTGACGGGATATTATAAGCCCGCGGTGCTTCAA GTTTACATTGGAACGGACGTGGGAAAAGTGACGCCTCACATGTTTTATCAGGCCTGTAAAGTGAGTGGCAAGAACTCGACTCCTTGCGTTGAAAAGAAGATTGAAGGGACATGCGTGATCGAGCTGGCTCTCGAACCAGCCAAAGAGATGTGTGCCACGTGTGACTGCGTGGGTATCCTCAAG gaaagaAACGTAGATGTCGAACACCGGTTTCCAGAGCAACTTGGCAATCGGAGTAAGAAAAAATCTACTCGGTGTCGCATGATATTCAGAACCACCATCACACACGATAATGGCAGTACGGAGACTCTTCAAGTGTGTTCACAACCTATAGTATGCA CTCAACCTCCTGGTATCCCGgaaatctgtaaaaagtcTTTGACATCTTGTCCGGCGAGTGGCGGTTTGGAGCTGTTCGTGCTCGGCAAGAACTTTTTGAAAGACACCAAAATCTTCTTTCAGCAGTTCGAAGATGGGCGCGTTTGCTGGGAACAAGCCGTTGCGCCCGACAAAGAATACTTGCAACAA ACACATTTCGTGTGCGTTGTACCGGCTTACCGCACGTCCAACATAACCGAGCCAGTGCTGGTGCGGTTATGTGTGGTTTCGAGCGGTAAAACTAGCGAATCACATCAGTTTGTATATACCCCCGTGAACGGGACAGTCAGCG CTCATGTGGACGCCCATGCCCAGCATGCCCAAACATTTAAAGGGGCATTGTGGAACTCCACGTTTCACAAACGCCAACAAGACTTGGACATGATGCCGCCGCCGGAGACCAGTCTGGTGCCTCTGGCTACTAGACGTTCTTCGGTTAGCTTGCCCTCGACTAGTAACTCTCGTTCTCCCCCGTTAAAACAAGAATATGTCGACGAAAATAGCCAGAGCTCCATGTCCGACTCGATGGATGGCCATAGCCGTCGATATCGTTTGATATCTGAGAGTTCTCTCGACGTGAATCATGACTCAAACCTATCGATGATCAACGACAACTCTGTCGATTTAATGCATCAAGACTCCCTAATGAGTCACCTAAGTGATAACTCCAACCTCAGCGTAAATGAGGAAAGCGTCAAAATGGTGCGCTGTGATTCTGTTAGTACGAACGATAACGCTGTTATGAGCGAAGGACATTCAATTCACCCAGATATACCACTCCCGTCAACGATGCCAGTCGAAAAGGTCATGGATTTACGAATGAAACTACCAATGAACTCCAATGTTACGGACTTTGTTACTACAGCATCGTCAATGGTCCTGTCAACCCTGAAAAGGTTCGGGATCGAACATCCGACTGAGCCTCTACCTCCTCAAAGTGCTCAAAGTGTTGAAACGTACCTGACTAATATAGAATCGAAGACGTCTTTACTTCCATTAAATGTTGCAAACAAGGTTaacgaagaaaaaataatggcTATGTCCAGTATGATGGCATCCCAACCAACTGTGTTCCCAGCTTCTCAGCAACCATTCCTGTCGGAATCGGATTCCATCAGGACCATTGCCAAGTCGGAAGCCGCAGCTATTGCCGAACAAATTATGACTGGAACTACCACTACCTCTAATGCCTGCACCACATTGACTACCTCATTGGGAGGTAGCATATCTACTCCAATCAACGCAGAAAAGCTTGACGAACTTCTAAACACCACTTTGGAATCTCACATCGGGACCAATGCCAAAACTTCGCCGTTGTCAACTAGTACGACGTTAGATCCCATTGTAACGACTCGGGATATGATACTCGTAAGCGAGTCGTCTCTGTTGGGACCTCCAGTAATCAATACGTCACCGCTTCTGAGTTCACAAAGCTCTCATTCTCCGGAGACAATTCTGAATACTCAATTGTCACCGAGTGTGATGTGTCGAAGTTCGCCGTCGGTGCACGCCGAGCCTCTAACGAGTGCCTCATTATCGGCCATGTGTATAGCCGCCAATACAACTGACTCAAACTTGTTGCCTTCATCAATTCCTGCCAACCATTCGCCACTACTGCCAGCAGTAGCCAATCCCGAATCGACGGTTTTGCTGTGTTCAGAATCAGAAAAAGCCGTTATATTCGAGGCTACTGTTGACTTTCTAAAAACTCAAAAGGGAATTTGCGAATTGGCGACGACTTCTCCGGACATCATCGGAATCGCCTCTGCTTCATCGGACACGTCGCCTCTTCCATTGACTAACACTATTGGATCACGATTTTTGCCTTTCACTGGAGCTTCTTCAGAATTAGCAGCTACTTCGGTGCACGTTGCGAAATCGAGAATTGCTACAGCAGACCAAATTGACAAGAAaaacgaagacagaatgattCCCAGGTCGTTTCCGTCCCTCACGGAAAACGAGTTAATCAGTCTGATCAATCCGAGCTGTTTTGACCAAG tataA
- the NFAT gene encoding nuclear factor of activated T-cells 5 isoform X1 has protein sequence MSKLPQKLLDKKVKIGSSSKTKQETSPEGSQSEDITAKNGVEKKGKTKSHGTDKESLKMTLCTQPTMEAPRPQRRAGRPSGGKKMIARDMPGKLRSACRRSIDPCDNSNDSGLGLDHHVDPHHHTMTMSERLTWTGERAEAKRLRMDIKVENEEVNDNYCFPDSALQCKDNLSLIRTVPGGTIPSLSLSGNSSTPPGRTVPRCAPVISRQAPTAPVALSTQLTSASRFSDVALTIVKQPEQQHRARYQTEGSRGAVKDREGNGFPIVQLTGYYKPAVLQVYIGTDVGKVTPHMFYQACKVSGKNSTPCVEKKIEGTCVIELALEPAKEMCATCDCVGILKERNVDVEHRFPEQLGNRSKKKSTRCRMIFRTTITHDNGSTETLQVCSQPIVCTQPPGIPEICKKSLTSCPASGGLELFVLGKNFLKDTKIFFQQFEDGRVCWEQAVAPDKEYLQQTHFVCVVPAYRTSNITEPVLVRLCVVSSGKTSESHQFVYTPVNGTVSAHVDAHAQHAQTFKGALWNSTFHKRQQDLDMMPPPETSLVPLATRRSSVSLPSTSNSRSPPLKQEYVDENSQSSMSDSMDGHSRRYRLISESSLDVNHDSNLSMINDNSVDLMHQDSLMSHLSDNSNLSVNEESVKMVRCDSVSTNDNAVMSEGHSIHPDIPLPSTMPVEKVMDLRMKLPMNSNVTDFVTTASSMVLSTLKRFGIEHPTEPLPPQSAQSVETYLTNIESKTSLLPLNVANKVNEEKIMAMSSMMASQPTVFPASQQPFLSESDSIRTIAKSEAAAIAEQIMTGTTTTSNACTTLTTSLGGSISTPINAEKLDELLNTTLESHIGTNAKTSPLSTSTTLDPIVTTRDMILVSESSLLGPPVINTSPLLSSQSSHSPETILNTQLSPSVMCRSSPSVHAEPLTSASLSAMCIAANTTDSNLLPSSIPANHSPLLPAVANPESTVLLCSESEKAVIFEATVDFLKTQKGICELATTSPDIIGIASASSDTSPLPLTNTIGSRFLPFTGASSELAATSVHVAKSRIATADQIDKKNEDRMIPRSFPSLTENELISLINPSCFDQGNHYHH, from the exons AATCATTGAAAATGACACTTTGCACTCAACCCACCATGGAAGCTCCTCGCCCCCAAAGGCGGGCGGGACGACCATCTGGtggtaaaaaaatgattgCAAGAGATATGCCAGGAAAGTTGCGATCTGCCTGTCGAAGAAGCATAGACCCGTGCGACAACTCTAACGATAGTGGATTAGG cCTTGACCACCACGTTGACCCCCATCACCACACAATGACCATGTCAGAGAGATTAACGTGGACTGGAGAGAGAGCAGAAGCCAAAAGACTAAGAATGGATATTAAAGTGGAAAACGAAGAAGTAAACGACAATTACTGCTTCCCAGATTCCGCTTTACAATGTAAAGATAACCTCTC ATTAATTAGAACTGTTCCGGGAGGTACGATACCATCCCTAAGTTTATCGGGCAATTCGAGTACTCCACCGGGAAGGACAGTACCTCGTTGTGCGCCGGTGATTAGTAGACAGGCGCCTACGGCCCCAGTCGCTTTAAGCACACAACTCACATCTGCGTCACGTTTTA GTGATGTAGCACTAACGATAGTAAAACAGCCCGAACAGCAGCACAGGGCACGTTACCAAACCGAAGGCAGCAGGGGTGCCGTAAAAGATCGGGAAGGCAATGGATTTCCCATTGTTCAATTGACGGGATATTATAAGCCCGCGGTGCTTCAA GTTTACATTGGAACGGACGTGGGAAAAGTGACGCCTCACATGTTTTATCAGGCCTGTAAAGTGAGTGGCAAGAACTCGACTCCTTGCGTTGAAAAGAAGATTGAAGGGACATGCGTGATCGAGCTGGCTCTCGAACCAGCCAAAGAGATGTGTGCCACGTGTGACTGCGTGGGTATCCTCAAG gaaagaAACGTAGATGTCGAACACCGGTTTCCAGAGCAACTTGGCAATCGGAGTAAGAAAAAATCTACTCGGTGTCGCATGATATTCAGAACCACCATCACACACGATAATGGCAGTACGGAGACTCTTCAAGTGTGTTCACAACCTATAGTATGCA CTCAACCTCCTGGTATCCCGgaaatctgtaaaaagtcTTTGACATCTTGTCCGGCGAGTGGCGGTTTGGAGCTGTTCGTGCTCGGCAAGAACTTTTTGAAAGACACCAAAATCTTCTTTCAGCAGTTCGAAGATGGGCGCGTTTGCTGGGAACAAGCCGTTGCGCCCGACAAAGAATACTTGCAACAA ACACATTTCGTGTGCGTTGTACCGGCTTACCGCACGTCCAACATAACCGAGCCAGTGCTGGTGCGGTTATGTGTGGTTTCGAGCGGTAAAACTAGCGAATCACATCAGTTTGTATATACCCCCGTGAACGGGACAGTCAGCG CTCATGTGGACGCCCATGCCCAGCATGCCCAAACATTTAAAGGGGCATTGTGGAACTCCACGTTTCACAAACGCCAACAAGACTTGGACATGATGCCGCCGCCGGAGACCAGTCTGGTGCCTCTGGCTACTAGACGTTCTTCGGTTAGCTTGCCCTCGACTAGTAACTCTCGTTCTCCCCCGTTAAAACAAGAATATGTCGACGAAAATAGCCAGAGCTCCATGTCCGACTCGATGGATGGCCATAGCCGTCGATATCGTTTGATATCTGAGAGTTCTCTCGACGTGAATCATGACTCAAACCTATCGATGATCAACGACAACTCTGTCGATTTAATGCATCAAGACTCCCTAATGAGTCACCTAAGTGATAACTCCAACCTCAGCGTAAATGAGGAAAGCGTCAAAATGGTGCGCTGTGATTCTGTTAGTACGAACGATAACGCTGTTATGAGCGAAGGACATTCAATTCACCCAGATATACCACTCCCGTCAACGATGCCAGTCGAAAAGGTCATGGATTTACGAATGAAACTACCAATGAACTCCAATGTTACGGACTTTGTTACTACAGCATCGTCAATGGTCCTGTCAACCCTGAAAAGGTTCGGGATCGAACATCCGACTGAGCCTCTACCTCCTCAAAGTGCTCAAAGTGTTGAAACGTACCTGACTAATATAGAATCGAAGACGTCTTTACTTCCATTAAATGTTGCAAACAAGGTTaacgaagaaaaaataatggcTATGTCCAGTATGATGGCATCCCAACCAACTGTGTTCCCAGCTTCTCAGCAACCATTCCTGTCGGAATCGGATTCCATCAGGACCATTGCCAAGTCGGAAGCCGCAGCTATTGCCGAACAAATTATGACTGGAACTACCACTACCTCTAATGCCTGCACCACATTGACTACCTCATTGGGAGGTAGCATATCTACTCCAATCAACGCAGAAAAGCTTGACGAACTTCTAAACACCACTTTGGAATCTCACATCGGGACCAATGCCAAAACTTCGCCGTTGTCAACTAGTACGACGTTAGATCCCATTGTAACGACTCGGGATATGATACTCGTAAGCGAGTCGTCTCTGTTGGGACCTCCAGTAATCAATACGTCACCGCTTCTGAGTTCACAAAGCTCTCATTCTCCGGAGACAATTCTGAATACTCAATTGTCACCGAGTGTGATGTGTCGAAGTTCGCCGTCGGTGCACGCCGAGCCTCTAACGAGTGCCTCATTATCGGCCATGTGTATAGCCGCCAATACAACTGACTCAAACTTGTTGCCTTCATCAATTCCTGCCAACCATTCGCCACTACTGCCAGCAGTAGCCAATCCCGAATCGACGGTTTTGCTGTGTTCAGAATCAGAAAAAGCCGTTATATTCGAGGCTACTGTTGACTTTCTAAAAACTCAAAAGGGAATTTGCGAATTGGCGACGACTTCTCCGGACATCATCGGAATCGCCTCTGCTTCATCGGACACGTCGCCTCTTCCATTGACTAACACTATTGGATCACGATTTTTGCCTTTCACTGGAGCTTCTTCAGAATTAGCAGCTACTTCGGTGCACGTTGCGAAATCGAGAATTGCTACAGCAGACCAAATTGACAAGAAaaacgaagacagaatgattCCCAGGTCGTTTCCGTCCCTCACGGAAAACGAGTTAATCAGTCTGATCAATCCGAGCTGTTTTGACCAAGGTAACCATTACCACCATTAA
- the NFAT gene encoding nuclear factor of activated T-cells 5 isoform X3, which translates to MTLCTQPTMEAPRPQRRAGRPSGGKKMIARDMPGKLRSACRRSIDPCDNSNDSGLGLDHHVDPHHHTMTMSERLTWTGERAEAKRLRMDIKVENEEVNDNYCFPDSALQCKDNLSLIRTVPGGTIPSLSLSGNSSTPPGRTVPRCAPVISRQAPTAPVALSTQLTSASRFSDVALTIVKQPEQQHRARYQTEGSRGAVKDREGNGFPIVQLTGYYKPAVLQVYIGTDVGKVTPHMFYQACKVSGKNSTPCVEKKIEGTCVIELALEPAKEMCATCDCVGILKERNVDVEHRFPEQLGNRSKKKSTRCRMIFRTTITHDNGSTETLQVCSQPIVCTQPPGIPEICKKSLTSCPASGGLELFVLGKNFLKDTKIFFQQFEDGRVCWEQAVAPDKEYLQQTHFVCVVPAYRTSNITEPVLVRLCVVSSGKTSESHQFVYTPVNGTVSAHVDAHAQHAQTFKGALWNSTFHKRQQDLDMMPPPETSLVPLATRRSSVSLPSTSNSRSPPLKQEYVDENSQSSMSDSMDGHSRRYRLISESSLDVNHDSNLSMINDNSVDLMHQDSLMSHLSDNSNLSVNEESVKMVRCDSVSTNDNAVMSEGHSIHPDIPLPSTMPVEKVMDLRMKLPMNSNVTDFVTTASSMVLSTLKRFGIEHPTEPLPPQSAQSVETYLTNIESKTSLLPLNVANKVNEEKIMAMSSMMASQPTVFPASQQPFLSESDSIRTIAKSEAAAIAEQIMTGTTTTSNACTTLTTSLGGSISTPINAEKLDELLNTTLESHIGTNAKTSPLSTSTTLDPIVTTRDMILVSESSLLGPPVINTSPLLSSQSSHSPETILNTQLSPSVMCRSSPSVHAEPLTSASLSAMCIAANTTDSNLLPSSIPANHSPLLPAVANPESTVLLCSESEKAVIFEATVDFLKTQKGICELATTSPDIIGIASASSDTSPLPLTNTIGSRFLPFTGASSELAATSVHVAKSRIATADQIDKKNEDRMIPRSFPSLTENELISLINPSCFDQGNHYHH; encoded by the exons ATGACACTTTGCACTCAACCCACCATGGAAGCTCCTCGCCCCCAAAGGCGGGCGGGACGACCATCTGGtggtaaaaaaatgattgCAAGAGATATGCCAGGAAAGTTGCGATCTGCCTGTCGAAGAAGCATAGACCCGTGCGACAACTCTAACGATAGTGGATTAGG cCTTGACCACCACGTTGACCCCCATCACCACACAATGACCATGTCAGAGAGATTAACGTGGACTGGAGAGAGAGCAGAAGCCAAAAGACTAAGAATGGATATTAAAGTGGAAAACGAAGAAGTAAACGACAATTACTGCTTCCCAGATTCCGCTTTACAATGTAAAGATAACCTCTC ATTAATTAGAACTGTTCCGGGAGGTACGATACCATCCCTAAGTTTATCGGGCAATTCGAGTACTCCACCGGGAAGGACAGTACCTCGTTGTGCGCCGGTGATTAGTAGACAGGCGCCTACGGCCCCAGTCGCTTTAAGCACACAACTCACATCTGCGTCACGTTTTA GTGATGTAGCACTAACGATAGTAAAACAGCCCGAACAGCAGCACAGGGCACGTTACCAAACCGAAGGCAGCAGGGGTGCCGTAAAAGATCGGGAAGGCAATGGATTTCCCATTGTTCAATTGACGGGATATTATAAGCCCGCGGTGCTTCAA GTTTACATTGGAACGGACGTGGGAAAAGTGACGCCTCACATGTTTTATCAGGCCTGTAAAGTGAGTGGCAAGAACTCGACTCCTTGCGTTGAAAAGAAGATTGAAGGGACATGCGTGATCGAGCTGGCTCTCGAACCAGCCAAAGAGATGTGTGCCACGTGTGACTGCGTGGGTATCCTCAAG gaaagaAACGTAGATGTCGAACACCGGTTTCCAGAGCAACTTGGCAATCGGAGTAAGAAAAAATCTACTCGGTGTCGCATGATATTCAGAACCACCATCACACACGATAATGGCAGTACGGAGACTCTTCAAGTGTGTTCACAACCTATAGTATGCA CTCAACCTCCTGGTATCCCGgaaatctgtaaaaagtcTTTGACATCTTGTCCGGCGAGTGGCGGTTTGGAGCTGTTCGTGCTCGGCAAGAACTTTTTGAAAGACACCAAAATCTTCTTTCAGCAGTTCGAAGATGGGCGCGTTTGCTGGGAACAAGCCGTTGCGCCCGACAAAGAATACTTGCAACAA ACACATTTCGTGTGCGTTGTACCGGCTTACCGCACGTCCAACATAACCGAGCCAGTGCTGGTGCGGTTATGTGTGGTTTCGAGCGGTAAAACTAGCGAATCACATCAGTTTGTATATACCCCCGTGAACGGGACAGTCAGCG CTCATGTGGACGCCCATGCCCAGCATGCCCAAACATTTAAAGGGGCATTGTGGAACTCCACGTTTCACAAACGCCAACAAGACTTGGACATGATGCCGCCGCCGGAGACCAGTCTGGTGCCTCTGGCTACTAGACGTTCTTCGGTTAGCTTGCCCTCGACTAGTAACTCTCGTTCTCCCCCGTTAAAACAAGAATATGTCGACGAAAATAGCCAGAGCTCCATGTCCGACTCGATGGATGGCCATAGCCGTCGATATCGTTTGATATCTGAGAGTTCTCTCGACGTGAATCATGACTCAAACCTATCGATGATCAACGACAACTCTGTCGATTTAATGCATCAAGACTCCCTAATGAGTCACCTAAGTGATAACTCCAACCTCAGCGTAAATGAGGAAAGCGTCAAAATGGTGCGCTGTGATTCTGTTAGTACGAACGATAACGCTGTTATGAGCGAAGGACATTCAATTCACCCAGATATACCACTCCCGTCAACGATGCCAGTCGAAAAGGTCATGGATTTACGAATGAAACTACCAATGAACTCCAATGTTACGGACTTTGTTACTACAGCATCGTCAATGGTCCTGTCAACCCTGAAAAGGTTCGGGATCGAACATCCGACTGAGCCTCTACCTCCTCAAAGTGCTCAAAGTGTTGAAACGTACCTGACTAATATAGAATCGAAGACGTCTTTACTTCCATTAAATGTTGCAAACAAGGTTaacgaagaaaaaataatggcTATGTCCAGTATGATGGCATCCCAACCAACTGTGTTCCCAGCTTCTCAGCAACCATTCCTGTCGGAATCGGATTCCATCAGGACCATTGCCAAGTCGGAAGCCGCAGCTATTGCCGAACAAATTATGACTGGAACTACCACTACCTCTAATGCCTGCACCACATTGACTACCTCATTGGGAGGTAGCATATCTACTCCAATCAACGCAGAAAAGCTTGACGAACTTCTAAACACCACTTTGGAATCTCACATCGGGACCAATGCCAAAACTTCGCCGTTGTCAACTAGTACGACGTTAGATCCCATTGTAACGACTCGGGATATGATACTCGTAAGCGAGTCGTCTCTGTTGGGACCTCCAGTAATCAATACGTCACCGCTTCTGAGTTCACAAAGCTCTCATTCTCCGGAGACAATTCTGAATACTCAATTGTCACCGAGTGTGATGTGTCGAAGTTCGCCGTCGGTGCACGCCGAGCCTCTAACGAGTGCCTCATTATCGGCCATGTGTATAGCCGCCAATACAACTGACTCAAACTTGTTGCCTTCATCAATTCCTGCCAACCATTCGCCACTACTGCCAGCAGTAGCCAATCCCGAATCGACGGTTTTGCTGTGTTCAGAATCAGAAAAAGCCGTTATATTCGAGGCTACTGTTGACTTTCTAAAAACTCAAAAGGGAATTTGCGAATTGGCGACGACTTCTCCGGACATCATCGGAATCGCCTCTGCTTCATCGGACACGTCGCCTCTTCCATTGACTAACACTATTGGATCACGATTTTTGCCTTTCACTGGAGCTTCTTCAGAATTAGCAGCTACTTCGGTGCACGTTGCGAAATCGAGAATTGCTACAGCAGACCAAATTGACAAGAAaaacgaagacagaatgattCCCAGGTCGTTTCCGTCCCTCACGGAAAACGAGTTAATCAGTCTGATCAATCCGAGCTGTTTTGACCAAGGTAACCATTACCACCATTAA